TCAGCCCCGTGCCTTCCTGCGCGATCGTCACTTGGGCGCCCGCAACGCTGGCGTTCGCCGGGTCCAGCACCGTGCCCGACAGAGAAGCCGTCTGTGACCACACCGGGCTGGCACTGAACAACACCCCCAGCGCCAGAACACACGCCCACCCTGCTCCTTTAAAAGTTTTCGTCATAAGCCTCCCCCTAAACACTTGAGCGGCAATATAAAGCCACGAGTCCCCAAAAACCCATGCTTTCCCGGTGCACGAAGAAAGATCAGTCTGTTCCGGAACCCGGCTGGCTAACTGCTGAGCCTTCTAACTCATGCTGCGGGAGATTGTCAAGAACAAGTAAAAGCAAGCGTAAGCCTGAGTCATTCCTCGCCAAACATGCGACTCAGCCGTTGGTAAGATGGATGAGTTTCGCCGCCGTCACAGCGGCGAGTTTGCGGATCGGCTCCACGCAGTTTCCCGCACGTCGCCGTCCAGCCGCACCAGCGACACCGCTTCCGCTCCGCGCGTCGCGTCCCGCCCACTGCTGTGTCGGCAATCATTCGAGAAAAACAAAACCGCCGGGAAGCTTGCGCTTCCCAGCGGCTCTGCAAAGAGTGGAACTCCGTTAGAACTCGTAGCGCAGCGCGAACTGCATCACCCGCGGGTTGGTGAGCATCCCGGTGTAGTTGCCGAACGAGCCGCCCACGTCCAAACTATCGGACACGCCTTGCACATCGAACCGTGAGAAGTTGATGGAAGGTTACAAGGCGCCGCCGCCCGCCTCAGCTCTTGCCCAGGTGCACCAGCTTCGCTTCGGTCACCGCGGGCAGCTTGCGGATCGGCTCCACGGCGGATTCCGGCACGTCGCCGTCCAGCCGCACCAGCGACACCGCTTCCGCTCCGCGCGTCGCATCCCGCCGCCCCAGCGCGAACGTGGCGATATTCACTCCCTGCTGCCCCAGCAGCGTGCCCACCTGCCCGATGACGCCGGGCTGGTCGTGGTTGCGCAGGTAGAGAATCGTCCCCGCCAGCTGCGATTCCAGCGGAATTCCGTCAATCGCCAGCACCCGCGGCGAAGCGTCGTGCAACACCGTGCCCTCCACGCTCAACCCCGGCTGCTTGCTCCCCGGCTCCGGCAGCGACGCCACTTCCAGCGTGTTCGGAAAGCCGTGCTCGCGCCGCCGCGTCTCTTCCTCGACGGTCAGCCCGCGCGCCGCGGCCACCGCCGCCGCGTTCACCAGGTTCACTTTCTCGTCCAGCACCGCGTTCAGAATCCCCGTCAGCACCGCGCTCTTCAGCAGGTGCGTCCCCGCCTCCGCCAGCTCCCCGGAGTAGCGGATGCGGATGCGCGCCGGACGCACCGCGGCCGCCTGCGACACCAGCGAACCCAGCCGCTCCGCCAGCTCCAGATACGGCAGCACACGCCGGTACTGTTCCGCCGAGAGCGCCGGCAGATTCACCGCATTGCGGATGATCCCGTCGGCCAGGTAGTCGCGCACCTGCTGCGCGATCTGCGTGCCCACCTCCTCCTGCGCTTCCGTCGTCGATCCCGCCACGTGCGGCGTGGCGATCACATTCGGCAGCGCGATCAGCGGCGAATTCTTCGGCGGCTCTTCCACGAAGACGTCCAGCGCCGCCCCCGCCAGCCGCCCGCTCTTCAGCGCCTCGGCCAGCGCGCCTTCGTCCACCAGCTCGCCGCGCGCCGCGTTCACCAGCCGCGCGCCCTTCTTCATCTGCGCGATGCTCTGCGCGTTGATCAGGTTCTGCGTCGCCGGACTCAGCGCCGTGTGCAGCGACACGAAGTCGCTCTCCGCCAGCAGCTTCTCCAGCGGCACCAGCTCCACCTGCGCCTCGCGCGCCGCCGCTTCGCTGATGTACGGGTCATACGCCAGCACGCGCATCTCGAACGCCCGCGCCCGCCGCGCCACTTCCCCGCCGATGCGCCCCAGCCCGATCAGCCCCAGCGTCTTGCCGCGCACCTCGGTGCCCGCCGCCGAAGACTTCTCCCAGCGCCCCGCGTGGATGGCCGCATCGTGCCGCGGCACCTGCCGCGCCAGCGCCAGCAGCAACGCAAAGGTGTGCTCCGCCACGCTGATGGCGTTGCCTCCCGGCGTGCTCATCACCAGCACGCCGCGGCGCGTCGCCGCTTCCAGGTCGATGTTGTCCACGCCCACCCCGGCGCGCCCCACCACGCGCAGCCGCGGCGCCTTTTCCAGCAATTCCGCCGTCACCTTGGTCGCGCTGCGCACCACCAGCGCGTCGGCGTCCGCGATCTCCGCGTGCAGCGTCTCCTTCGTGGTCAGGACAATCTTCCATCCCGCCTGCGCCCGCAGCAGCTCCACGCCGCGCTCGCTGATCTTGTCCGCTACGATGACTTTCACGGTGTCCTCATTCTCCCGGCGGATTTCCGCCCCTGGTTCTGAACTTACCAAAGTATCGGTCACCGCGCGGCATGTCAAATCCAAGAATCCTCTGTCTTCCATTAGCAAAAACTATAGTCTGCGGGAACTTGTTCCGAGCCTAGGGAGTCTGTATGCCGGCCATGCGCCGCCCGGTAGCACCGGCTAAAGCCGGTGCTACCGGGCGTGCTGCTCTGCTATAGTCGGGGCTTGAGGAGCCCGCGATGAGTCTTGCCGAAAAACTCCAGAAGGACCTGGTCGACGCCATGCGCGCCAAGGATGAACTGCGTCTCAGCGTCCTGCGCATGATCAAGTCCGCCCTGAAATACAAGGAGACCGAGAAGATCCGCCCGCTCGAGGAAGCGGAAATCCTGCAGGTGCTGCAGACCCTCGTCAAGCAGCGCAAAGAGTCCATCGAGCAGTTCACCAAGGGCGGCCGCCAGGACCTGGCGGACAAGGAAATCAAAGAGCTGGCCATTGTCGAATGCTATCTGCCCGCCGGCGCCACGGCCGCTGAAATGGACGCCGCCGTCGCCAAAGCCATCGCCGAAACCGGAGCCAGCTCCATCAAGCAGATGGGTGCGGTGGTCAAGGCCGCCAGGGCGCACCTCGAAGGCAGGACCGTGGACGGCAAGGCCCTCAGCGACCTCGTCCGTGAACGGCTATCCAAGCTGACGACCCCATGAAGGGTCGTCATCCTGAGGAGCGCAGCGACGGTTGACCGCTTCGCGGTCACACATATCAGGGATCTCTCTTGGCTACTTGAAAGACTGTGCAGCGGTAACTTACTGCGAACACTGATCGAGAGCTTCTGCAATGTCTCTTCCCGAAACTATTCCCGTTCGCTTCACCGAAGAAGAGGCCGGCTACCTCAGTGTGCGCCCCGTCGTCCGCCAGACCTTTCGTCTCGCCGAACTTGCCGACATGGTCGTCTCCGTAACCGGTAAGGACGCCGCGCGCGTCGCGCAGATCTTCCGCGCCGGCGCGGTCCTTTACAACAGTTACCGCTACTGGTGGGATGGTTTCTCCGCCGCGCCCGGCGAAGTGGCCGCGCTCCTCGCGCCCTTTCCCGACGCCGATCCTTCTCGCCCCTTCCGCTGGGAAGAAGCGGCGGAGGTCCTCCTGGAAAGCGGCGGCGGCCCGGCGCGCACCGCCAGCGAGGTCACCCGCGCGGAAGCCTCCCGCCGCCGCCTTTTTCAACACCGCAGCGCCTGGGATTGCCTGCGCGAAGCCCTGCGTGATTCCCCGCCCGTCTACGAAGAATACTCCTACGCTCGCCGCGCCGACCTCTACCGCAAGTCGCTGGCCCACGACGCTGCGCGCCGCCTGCGCGCCGAGCTTCTCGCCGCCGCGCCGCGCGCCCTCCGCGCCCGCCTCGCGGCCGCCGCCGTTCCTTCTGCTCTGGTGTTCGCTTGTCCCCGCACTGCGGCCCGGCCGTAACGCCGTTTCACTACTTCGCCACCGCCGGCTTCAACACCGCCGTATTGCGCTCGTCGCCGGCGATGAGCCGATACAATTGCTTCAGCTCTCCGACCTTCTCCAGCGGCACGCTGAGCTGCTTCACTTCAAACACCCGCGTGTAGCGCACCACGTTCCCGCTCGCTTCCGTCTTGCTGTGGTAGCTGGCGAAGCTGTACTCCGCGTTCACCGGTGGCGGCAGGTCGTCCACCTCGTACCCCGGCGGCAGCGTAATCTCAAACGTATCCGTGTCCCGCTCCGGCCCCTCGAATTCCACCGGATACTTGCGCGGTTCCTTGGTTTCCAGGAAGGAGAGCGATTTGCTGCCTAAAACGCGCGGCCGCACCAGCAGCAGGTTCCCCGCCGCTTTGCCGTAGTTTTCCGCCACCAGGGAATAGTCGTAAAGGAAAGGCCGGTCGGTCTGCTCCACATTGCTCACCGCCGCTTTCAGGATATGGAACCTCGCCAGGGACTGGGCCAGCAGCGTCTCGATGGGCTTGATTTTATCGGCATCCCGGGTTGCCGTTTTCAAAGCTCCCCGCTGCCACCGCGCCTGGTCGCCCACGCGCACTTCGCGCACGTCGCCCTGCAACGTCCCCGATCCGTCCAGCGTCAGCTTTCCCGTCCGCTGAATCCCGTTCATCGTTGGAGACTGCTTCGGCAGCTCGATCAGTTCCCCGCCGTCCGGCGTCACCAGCAGTCCGTAATTCCCCTGCAACTCTCCGCTGAGCTGCCCCAGGGGCGTCAATTCGTTGGTGGGATCAAAGAACAGGATCCGCCCCAGCTTCGGGTGCTGCAGCACTGCGCCCAGCGAGCCATCCGCGACTCCCTCGGGCAGCTTGATCGCCAGAATCGCGTGATTGAAGCCCCCCACATGCGCCGGCATCTCCGCAGTCACCGCGCCGCGTTCCGTGTAGATGGGCACATAATACGATTCG
This is a stretch of genomic DNA from Terriglobia bacterium. It encodes these proteins:
- a CDS encoding GatB/YqeY domain-containing protein, with the translated sequence MSLAEKLQKDLVDAMRAKDELRLSVLRMIKSALKYKETEKIRPLEEAEILQVLQTLVKQRKESIEQFTKGGRQDLADKEIKELAIVECYLPAGATAAEMDAAVAKAIAETGASSIKQMGAVVKAARAHLEGRTVDGKALSDLVRERLSKLTTP
- the serA gene encoding phosphoglycerate dehydrogenase gives rise to the protein MKVIVADKISERGVELLRAQAGWKIVLTTKETLHAEIADADALVVRSATKVTAELLEKAPRLRVVGRAGVGVDNIDLEAATRRGVLVMSTPGGNAISVAEHTFALLLALARQVPRHDAAIHAGRWEKSSAAGTEVRGKTLGLIGLGRIGGEVARRARAFEMRVLAYDPYISEAAAREAQVELVPLEKLLAESDFVSLHTALSPATQNLINAQSIAQMKKGARLVNAARGELVDEGALAEALKSGRLAGAALDVFVEEPPKNSPLIALPNVIATPHVAGSTTEAQEEVGTQIAQQVRDYLADGIIRNAVNLPALSAEQYRRVLPYLELAERLGSLVSQAAAVRPARIRIRYSGELAEAGTHLLKSAVLTGILNAVLDEKVNLVNAAAVAAARGLTVEEETRRREHGFPNTLEVASLPEPGSKQPGLSVEGTVLHDASPRVLAIDGIPLESQLAGTILYLRNHDQPGVIGQVGTLLGQQGVNIATFALGRRDATRGAEAVSLVRLDGDVPESAVEPIRKLPAVTEAKLVHLGKS
- a CDS encoding DUF3857 and transglutaminase domain-containing protein, which encodes MNTPLPVHDEKTDAVLLYSEEIVTVQSAEKIKTLTRAAYKILRPGGRELGTVVIPFSAETKITSLHAWCIPAQGKDYEVKEKDGAEVSLPAVPGSELITDVRVKVLRIPASEPGNIVGYEYEQQDRPYVLQDIWYFQGTSPVREAKYSLQLPAGWEYKASWLNNAEVKAVAAGSGQWQWTVNDVKAIKQEEAMPPMRGIEGQMVISFLPPAGTRGNKGFENWREMGNWYRELTNGRRDATPEIRQKVASLTSTAPAPLEKMRALANFVQREIRYVAIELGIGGWQPHPAGGVLTNRYGDCKDKVTLMGAMLQEIGIESYYVPIYTERGAVTAEMPAHVGGFNHAILAIKLPEGVADGSLGAVLQHPKLGRILFFDPTNELTPLGQLSGELQGNYGLLVTPDGGELIELPKQSPTMNGIQRTGKLTLDGSGTLQGDVREVRVGDQARWQRGALKTATRDADKIKPIETLLAQSLARFHILKAAVSNVEQTDRPFLYDYSLVAENYGKAAGNLLLVRPRVLGSKSLSFLETKEPRKYPVEFEGPERDTDTFEITLPPGYEVDDLPPPVNAEYSFASYHSKTEASGNVVRYTRVFEVKQLSVPLEKVGELKQLYRLIAGDERNTAVLKPAVAK